The genome window TCACTTCTCCAAAATCTTTCCGGATCAAAAAGTGCCCAAATTACCTATACTCTCAAGGGCAAAAttggaaattcaaatttaatttaattaatttaattcacGAGGGATTATATTTTGGATTGGAATGTTACAGTGCTAGACATCACATCATGAAGGCATGCCTCAAGGCAAAGACAGTTGGAAGGCTGGTGTTTACATCCTCAGCAGGAACCGTGAATGCCGAAGAGCACCAGAAGCCAACTGGAGCGATGCTGAATTTTGCCGCTCTGTCAAAATGACTGGTTGGGTAAGCAATTAAACACATGAAGGGATTGAAATGGGATTTTAGGTGGAAatcaaaacaaccaaaaacagACATAGATAATCATCAATTCAGAGGCATGAAACAATCATCAAGTAACCAAATTCATTCCAAGAAAGGGTAAACAAACCTATTGCTATTGGTTGAGTGCTTGAGTTTGATTTGCAAGAAACAACAGAGAAAATAAACTTTgagagctgagagagagagagagagagagagagagagagagagagagagagctgagagagaAAAGGGATAGTATTTTCCTcaattttccttgtttttatttgttaatggTAGATATATTCATTTTAAGGCCTACATGCACACATGCAATGTATGattacagtcccgatctcttggattACAGGGGTTCAAGAGATTTGTAGTCACTTACTGTTGGAtataaattcaacggttcactcactcttgtactcattttaagaaacttttttgaaccattggatatTACATcaaacggtgggtgaccacggCCTCTTAGACCATCGGGACTGTTTATGATTAATTTGAAAGTAGGTACTGGAGTCAAAGTTCAAAGATATACGACTTCTCTCCAAACTTGTGGTGGGTCTTTCACTCCTCTAATTTTATCTAACAAATTATCAGCTTAAATAagacaaaaatattaaataaaataacaaagaaaaatataaacgAAGTTTCTATTCTTTGACAACAAAAATATCTAGAATCAGAGGTCGTGATTCAATTCTAAGATTCTGTAATTGTTGAACTGACTCAGTCCATATGCCGTGATTTTCCATATTCTAAGAttctaaattatataatttcaaaatagGGTAGAGTCTGTACGTATACACTACGAGACAGGGGTACCAACAATTTGCATAAATTAATTCAAACTAATGGTTctgaacaaataaataaacatgcatagaacaaatatgaatttcagtaaaagtaaaaagtaACAAATTAGATAAATAGATTATTAGTTGAGGTTTGCAAATCCAAGAGTTAGAATATCTCTATacgggagattcactattatactcaatataggagcctaaattatatatataaaaaaaactctatatgaaatgaattttagaaatacacccaaagctcatttacaacataataaaaaggcttttaacttattttaaattacaaaactgctattgatttcttaaaaaaaaactaaccccaaaatctcataaaaaaaacctaaaacactcaataggacatcaaagtaatttaataatcaaaattaaattcaatagggctaGCAGTCATTTTTTAGgttgtttttgggtttgtttatagaaattaaatggtgtagagtttatctatattattagtgctaagaataggtatatgactaaatatctctctACTCTATGCTTGAAGGGATCCCAAGTGAACAATTCAAAGTAAGACCTTTTCTAGCTAGTCTTTTGGACTGGTATGAAGGGAAACTACTAAGACATAACCATGAAATTAAAGGGGTACTGCTCACATTACCAATTCCAATCTTCAGGTGCTGTGCTAGCATAAACAAGTCAACAGAAGTTAAACACTACTCAAAtgtaatttcattttcatcaatttataataaaaccCTGACGTTATGTTCCAGGATATTATTGAATTTCAAGGGCCACTAGTATCAATTTGTTTGGTTCacttgtcttcttcttttctggtTGCCATACATGGAAACTAGACCTTTAGAAGTtagaacaccaaaaaaaaaaaaaaaaaatatatatatatatatatatatatatattgattatGAAGCAAAAGaggagaaaatgaccaaaatacatTGATTAATTCCTAATGTTGACCTAGGACcaaagaagaggaaggaaggaataatatttttgttgaccgagtaaaaaaatatgacagaATTCTTGTGCATATAAATAGAAAGAGAGATACTTGCAGACattcttaaaaaatatatgagttCGAGTCCTAACATCTGTGTtatgtgtgtgagtttagtatattatcgccCCTCTCAATAAGAAAGGTCCTCCAAAAAAATGTCTGGGTTTGCccctcttttttatttcttgatcACAGTTTTAGTGTTGAGGGAAGGAATGGCATTTGGAAGAGCCAATAAACCAGAGAATGAACCCAGAATGGGCATAATAGGTGCAATTATAGATAACAGTTCAAGAATTGgcaaagaagagagagtgGCAATTGAAATGGCAGTTGATGATTTTCATGCCACTGGAAATCAGAGATTGGCTCTGCACATAAGAAACTCTCAGAGGGAGGACCCCTTGCAGGCAGCACTTGCAGGTAGGCGTTTTCCcttcctaattaattaagctaTATGTCTATGGTTTAAGCATaagttttatatatgtttatcAGTCTAACTATCTGGTAATTATGAATTCAgtccattttttttatgtctgcattttatttttccctcttATTTggtcttttaaattttttggcttgaaaaattcataataagGTAAATAGTCGACTGCTATAGCTTCTGTAAGTGCTTTTCTCCAAGGCAATATTTATAATGAAAAGCATCTTACATTTCCAATGCCATTGCACTTATCAATTCTGCAGCTAGAGATCTTATAGATGGGCAGCAAGTGCAAGCCATTCTAGGACCACATACATGGGAAGAGACATCATTAGTAGTTAAGGTTGGCAGTGAGACTCATACCCCAATTGTCTCTTTTGCTGAGGCTACTCCAAAGTGGGCAACTGAGCTGTGGCCTTTTCTAGTTCAAGCTTCTCGTGACCGGTTGAAACAAATGGAAGCAATAGCTGATATAGTTCAGTCTTGGGAATGGCATCGAGTCACTGTAATTTACCAAGACAGAGATTCTTTGGCCAATGAAGTTTTACCTCATCTCTCTTATGCCTTGAGACAAGTTGGTGCAGAAATTAGCCATCTTGTAGCTCTCCAaccttttgcttcttcttcattaaTAGAAGAGCTTGAGAAGATTCAAAAAGACCAATGTAGAGTCTTTGTTGTGCATTTGTCTGTGCCATTGGCGGCACAACTTTTtgaaaaggcaaaagaaatgaagatgATGGAAAAGGATTATGTATGGATCACCACTGATCCTATAACAAGCCTTGTCAACTCCTTTAATGCCTCCAGCATCTCCTCAATGCAAGGGATCATCGGAGTCAAGAGCTACTTCCCCGAAAGTGGAAACCAATTTCAGGATTTTTATCATACGTTTTGTAGAAGGTTTAGATCAGAACATCCTGAAGAGGGTAACAATGAGCCTGGCATCTTTGCTGCTCAGGCTTACGATGCTGCAAGGGCAGTGGCTCTAGCTTCGACAGAAGGCAGCAAAGGGAGGAAACTGTTAGCAAAACTTTTGAGAAGTGATTTTCATGGCTTAAGTGGAAGAATCAAGTTCACTGACCAAAACTTAGCTCCACAACATGTatttcaaatcatcaatgtTGTGGGAAGGAGTTACAGAGAACTAGGATACTGGTCAGATGGAACAAGATTCTCAAAGACTATTGGTGAAGGTGCTATTAACTACCCTTCTATGAAAGATTTGGGGCCAGTGGTTTGGCCAGGAGAGCCTTGGTATACTCCAAAAGGGTGGACTGTACCAATACAAGCAACCACGCTGAGAATTGGCGTGCCAAACGGATCAACATTCAAAGAGTATGTAAATGTGGAAAAAGATCCATTGGGAAATAACTTATCTTTCACTGGACTTGCAATAGATCTCTTCAAAGCGACCCTAGAGGAGCTGCCTTACCATTTGCCGTATGAGTTATGTCCTTTCAATGGCCGATATGATTCTTTAGTGGAGCAAATCCATTTACATGTAAGAGATTTACCTACTTTCTAGTCTCTTAACTTGATTAATTAGTTCCAAACTGCACATTTATATTTCAAGCACTAAGACTAATCTATCTTGACTTGGAACTGTCCATGCATTGGATCAGAAATTTGATGCTGTAGTTGGTGATGTAGCAATCGTGTCCCAGCGGTATGAGCATGCAGAATTCACACACCCCTATACCGAAGCAGGATTGGTAATGATAGTTCCAGTCATGTCCAAAACATGCAATAAAGCATGGTTATTCATGAGGCCTTTCACAAAACCCATGTGGGTACTCATAGGAGCCATCAATGTCTACAATGGCTTTGTTGTATGGTTGATAGAACGAAACCACTGCTCCGAACTCAAAGGTTCTGTGCTAAATCAAATAGGAAGCTTGATTTGGCTATCCTTCACCACTCTCTTCTCTTTACATGGTAATCAATataaaagttcaatttcaaattttttcctttgaaaATTGGATTAGATTATATATGTACCTAATATCATTTACTCCATTTGACTGAGCAAAGGAGGTAAGCTGCATAGCAATTTGTCACGGATGACAATGGTTGTCTGGCTATTTATGGCACTAATCATCACACAGACATATACGGCTAACCTTGCAAGCATGCTCACTGTCCAGCAGCTTGAACCCACCATAACAGATGTTGACGCTTTGCGGCAAAGCAATGCCATGGTTGGTTATTGTAAGGGTTCCTTTGTTTCAGCCTATCTAAGTGAAGTCTTGGGCATCCACAACATTAAGGAGTTTGACTCCATAGAAGAATATGCTGAAGCTCTCAAAAGCGAAGTAATTGCTGCTGCTTTTATTGAAGCCCCTCTGGCCAAAATTTTCCTTCGAAAGTACTGCAACGTCTTCATGGAAGCTGGACCAACATTCAAAGTTGGAGGATTTGGATTTGTAATGCTCTAGCCTCTCGCGAAGTCAATCTCCTTACTTTTCGATTAAACTCTTATTTAAGTAAGAGATTGTGATAAACTTTTATGTCACAGGTATTTCCAAGAGGCTCTCCATTGGTTCCTGAGGTAACTGAAGCAATGCTAAAGGTAACTGAAATTGGTAAACTTCGAGATTTAGAGAACAGCATGCTGGCCTCTCTGAAGTGCTTGGACTTGGATGCACAAAAAGACAGTGGTGATCACAGTCTAAGCCCCAACAGCTTTTGGGTACTATTCGTATTCACGGGAGGGACATCAACAACTGCTCTTGTGGTTTACACttttttcattcataaatCAGTGGCCGAATGCAAAACCAACTGGACGATCATGTTAGCCGCAATGAAAAAATGGGCCAATCCAAACAGGAGGTTCTCCAGAAGAGACAGTGATACCAATGCAGAAAGTCCTGCAATTGCTCCGAATGCCAGTGCCTTGCAGGCTCAAGTCTAAACATTAAAGAACATTGGACACAAAAGCAGCTAACCAAAAAGATTTTTTCCACTTACATTACGATAGATGACATAGAGTATAAGTCTTACCATATTGTACAAAGGGAAGCACAGTAAAGAGGGCACTAAACCACTGTATCAAATACATAGAATTGGCCAACTGTTCGATCGGTTAGGACCACTACCTGCCAGTGAGGGTTATTTGGAACCGCTGGCTCATCATTCAATACCATAGTTTAAACACTGTAACATAGTTCCGCGAGAAGAAAGAATCTTCAGTTAAGACTATAATTTGTGTATCTTCTATTGTTTTACAATTCCGGTCAGTTGTGTTATGCTTCAAACTGGTTGCAGAATTGTTACTTTAGAGGTCTGATTCTGAAACATTGTACAGACTGTTAAAAGTTAAGCTCGCATCCAAATCTCAAGCACCAGGAGAGATCtctcatcattttcttcaccATGGCCTCATCATTTGAATTTCCTTCATCATAGTAAATTCTACTAGGatgaagtaaaaaaaatttggtgcCAACACTTACATGTGCAAGAATGTTAAGCTTGTGCCACTGCCTCAAGTACTAGAACACCAAAGCTAAAAACATTAGATTTCAATGAGAAGATCCCATCAATTTCATACTACGGAGACATGTAACCGCTGCAAAAGCGCTTCATGAATTGAGGAAATTGTTGTCAATTGAAGTGGTGTAGTAATCTATAAgctgtatattttatatatatggcCCTTACAATATCCCAATCACTCTATTTGCATTTGCTTCAGTTTCATCTCCTCCGAAATTCAAAACTTTGAATTCATTGTGTAATATCTAGCAATACATATCTACCCTTTAGATCATGACAGTGAATAAACCCAGTTCTGATTGAGACCAGTTTTGATTCATTGTGTATGAGACCAGTTCTGATTGAGACCAAATGAACCAGTATTCAAACCATGCACCAATATGGTCCCCACCTAGGAGAGAAAAAACCCAATGGACCTCTAGGTGTGGGGTTCTATCACAAAAGACGTTAAGGCAATTAGAAGTGGACCACCTATATTTAAACCGTAGATTATTATTGTATTATCTGATGTGGGACTTACACATCATGGCTTGCATGAGCCACCTACAGCAACAGACCTTCCCctaaaaatccaaaaagaacTCAAAACTGTTaggaaaaaacaataaatatctTATATTATAGGATCACTATATTAATGCACGATTATGAAATGTAGACAGTAGTAAAATACGAAAATtgtataaattaaatacaGAATACTGACTTTTATTGAAGATAGAGGCTTGCAGATTCGCAATGTCCTAAAGATAGAATTTCGCCTCTCCTCAGTGCTTGAAGTTCAACAGGCGTCTATCTCACAGGACTTGTGGTTTTATAACACAATTGCACACCTTCAAAATAGCAGTTAGTATTAGTTATACCTGTTCAAATTAAAACGAAAAGATAAGActtttggtttgaatttaacttctattaaaagaaattcataaaataaaatattttattttatttttgagctgggtgtatttcttttatttttcagagaccccaaggcccaagtcttgattatttaaatattattattaattaagcaaGCCAACCATGTATAACCTTCACTATCAAACCCATTAGCCCACCAACCTTTTGTTTCCTCCAATGTGAGACATTTGCtttcaaacttccaacaaaaacaactcttaatttaattattctcAAATTTGACCGAAAAAGTTAATCACTTCCTTAGTCATATTTGAGGAAAGTAATTAGGATAATCAAACATTCTTCAACGCATTCCATCATTCAAGACTCTGCAGAATGAGGAATTAATCTAATGTTTTCTCTAATTGCTAGAACTGATGACTCAGAATAATTCAAAGACCATTGTTTTCAAAACTTTAGATCAGTCAACACGTATAGACCATAGACTGCAATGTGCAGAGTCTGCAGACCAACATTAATTCCCATATAATTAAACATGGTCTTGATATGTAACGTAAGCTTTCACCTTGTCTTCATAAAACAGTCCAAATAACATGAAGTTAAATGGCAAAGGCAACGCTCCTTgtttaaacataaaaaagaatatgaaCATGTCAAAGTagcatttaattaattttcatgtACTTAAGTGGATGGTGAACGAGAGATatattaatatgtatatatgaatCTTACTAGGAAATTGATCAAGTGGATTGTTCCACGTTTCACCCTACTATGGATGATCGGTGTTGACTTGCTTGAAATCTAAGTAATGAAGACAATGTCAACATGAATGCAGTTAACAATTACTGAAAGATGTCTTAAAAGATGTCTCAAGTACGAATCCTCATCTctaattgatttaaattaaaaataaaataaaaaacatttaCTGACAATCCCCGTCATGATATGCATTGGATGCTATACATTTTTCTGTctcatttcctcttcttttaccatcacatttttgtttttatcttgTTCATGCCAATGCCATGACCAGATCGTAAACAATAACCTGAACACCATACATTCTGCAGATAGATTGGTCCTTACTGATCAAATGCAAAAGACACAAAAACCAATTCTTTGCATTGACTAGGACCCAAGTAAAGAAGGGAAACATTTTAATACTGAGTAAAAAATATCAGACCAACttcatttcttataaataggAAAAGAATCAATGCCATTGTTTGCcatatttgcacaaaatggACAAGTTTACTGCTTTGCTGTCCCTCATTGCCTTTGTTTTACTATTTAAACAAAGGCTGAGAGTTAATGGAATTACTGATACAACAAAGGATGACCACTTCAGCAGCCCATACATCAAGCGTTGCATAAGACACGTCAACTGCATCGACCACGCCGCATGCTTTCCTCATGTCTCGCTCATGTCCAAGTCAAGACATAGCGATCTAACACACCATCGGTTTACCCACACTTCTGTCGGTCATTCCTTTAGCGTTCACGATAGCCCCCATCCTCAAGCTATACACGCAAGCTGTTATACTTGCATGTCGCCCAAGCCTTGGCGACATATATATTCCGAATGTCCCACATAACCATCTATGCATTGCATGGGGTCGCAACCCATGCGTATCGGCATCCGAATATCTTCCTTCAATATTAGACAAGGCCGAACCCAAGCCAAGTCCATCGAGTATTGTCATATGTCTCGCTAGCCGATGGCATAGCGAATGCCATATGTTGACCTCACTTTTTCCAACGATGCGCAATACGAACGGCCCTGCGTGTTCGTACTGTCCTCGGGAATTCCTTTCCCTCGGAGGCACAGATTATCCTTCAACAATCTTATGCCCGCCCTTATGACTATCTCCAATGTCATAAGGATGCTCGCTTAGTGCCACAAGGGTGTAAGCACCAGTGGTGGTGGAGAGCATGACACCATGTCACCCCCTATATAGCATTTTATGCATTTAGCCTTCTGCCAGGAGGGAACATCACCTATGCACGAGGAGTCATAATTGGGCATAACTTCTTCATACGAACTCCGAATGGCAAACCGCCAGTTGCGTTTCATGCGTCTCGATATCACGAACATATTCCGTATTTTGGGTTTCCTCAGATTCCTCCCGTAACCTTCGGAAATAcccaaaatacccttcacAAGTGCAACTTGGCCAACACCAACCATTCTAGTTCTTAAGCTATCGCCCGTCCACACTTGGACTTACCTCATAAGCGCATAGATGTCCCAACGGAGTCACGGTAACACTTGTCTAAGTGCGACCCGTGACATTCTCCCCCACTGATAATGTCGACGCCCTCGTCGACGTGCCTCACTGCACCGCCGACTACGGAATCACGATAGCACTCACTTATGTGCGATCCGTGACATTCTCCCCCACTGATAATGGCGACGGCCTCGTCGACTTGCCTGCTGCATTGCTGCATAACAACACCATATAGGATTATCCTCTTCTCTTCGCTCCAAGGACCACAAAGCACCACTGCCTTAACCCTTTTCAACTTTCTCTTTCAAAGTTGTATTCCTTTCCCTCTTCTTGGGCCGAGACCTCTGTCTCTTGTCGCACTCAACCTCTGAACAATCACATAGCTCGTTGGTCAAGTACTTCCCCATTCTCCACATTCAAAGAGATGCACCCCGCTTGGGTGTTACTCGTAAGCCAACCGTGTGTCCTCCACGGCACCTCCATTTCGTGCATCTGCACTGCCATACCTTCATGGCATTCAAGGTTCTCCCCTACTTCTCGTCGGCACACCATCACTTCAGGGGGCCACTCCAGCAAAGTTCCACAACACTTAGGCCATAACAATTCACCAAGGTTAAACATCATCCCTACTACGAGTAGAACCACCTTACTACCACCGCCCTAAACTTGGACTCGGCAGAACCACTTCTATAGCATCCCCACGGGAACAAGTAAGATGTCAACACCCAAGTTACTCCAACTTTGCCTGCCATCAAGTGCGGACATACCCTATGTCCTTAGCAACCATGCCCCTAAGTAAGATTTCGGGATCCCCCTCTTTTGGAACACACCGTTGTTCCGGATATCAATCAGCAAACTTATGTCAAACATTGTGCCTCACACCTCCATTCTCAACAATTGTGAAAGCAACCACTTGAGTGACTCCCTCATCAAAGTCTAGCCCGTCAACAACTTACTCCCTCAATGGAGCCTAGCTCATCAGCGACTTACTCCCTTCGAAGACTGCACCGTCTTGGTCTTGAGCTTCCACAACTTTTCCACAAACAAGGCCTTGCACCATTCGTTCGACACTCATCTCCAACTGAATTCAATCCAATTACTGATGACATGTTATGGTTCGAGTATAGCCTACCTCCAGCACTCTCACCAAACTCACACTGCCATCTTCCTCAACCCTTAGCCTGGAACACGCAACATCACTTTGTCAACTGTGTCCCCTCCAAGGCTCCTCCATCTGTTTTGCGCCCGTGCGCTTGCCATACCTCAATGGCATTCGTGGGTCTCCCCCACTTATCTCGTCGACGCACCCTCCCGTCAACGTGCCTCCGAAGCGAAGCTCTACTACACTTTAGGCCTTCACACTTCACCAAGGTTTGATGTCATCCCTACTACAAGTAGAACCACCTAACATCGCCCAAACTTGAACTCGGTAGAACATACTTCTGTAGCATCCACAAGGGAACAAGTAAGACATCCTCCCTCTAGTTATTCTATCTTTGGCCTCCCATCAAGTGCGGACATACTGTGTCCTTAGCCACCATCTTCGCAAGAAAGACTCCGGGATCCACCTTTGGAACACTCCAGCATTCCGAATATTAGTTAGCAACCTTGTGTCAAACATTGCACTTCACCCATACGTTCTCCACAATTGCAAGAGCAGCCACTTGAGTGACTCCTTTGTTAAAGCTTAGTCCATCAGCAACTTACTCCCTCAATAGAGCCTAGTACGTCAGCAACTTACTTCCTTGAAAGACAGCCCCCTTTCGGCCTTCAGCCCTCACAAATCTTCCCCGAACAAAGGTCTCGCACTGTCTGCTCAACACTTGTTACCAACAAAGTTTGTCACAACCTTCAATGGTATGCCACGGTTCGAGTGCAAGCCAATCTTCAACACTCTCACCAAACTCGTGCTCCCATCCTCCCCACATCCTGAACTGAACAAGCAACATCACTTCATCACAAGCCAGTACCCCTGCCTACCCGCCTTCCGGGCGCTTGGTGCACGGATTAGAAAACTAGGCAACCGAGTAGCAAACCAACCATCATCCCACATCTTAGAGTCATCCTTCTTGATGTCTTCTCAAAACTTCGAGGCAAACTTTTGGATACCTTCACCCTTCCATAGGATCCAGCACCAAGACGGGTTTCCATCAACCGCCACACAACTTGATTCCAACAATCATCTACAGTGACGTTGGGGTTCTTCATCCAACTTCACAAGTCCACTACCCATCACAGGCAATGACCTGCTACCTTGCTATCAAAGTTGTCTCATCACCAATCTCTTCTAGGTACGAATCTCTCACACCGAAACCACCATCTGAATCGATCAGTTCTTCGACATCCTTCTCTGAACTACCATCTGTCatggagctctgataccatctGAGCTCTCGCTCTGATACCATCTGTCACGGGACGAGCGAGCGGCGCTGCGCGGCGCGAACGGCAAACAAAATTCTCGCCACTTTCTTGCGCGTGTCCCGGGATCCACCGCCGGATCGGTCAGTTTTCTCCCACTTCATGATCTACATGACTCTCACAACTCCGCGAGAGGTTTACCTTCAAGTGTCGTCTCTTACTAGACAACGAGTCACACTACCGTGAGACAATACAATCACTCCGCATCCGGCAACGAACCCTCGACGCCCATACATCAAGCGTTGCATAAGACACGTCAACTGCATCGACCACGCCGCATGCTTTCCTCATGTCTCGCTCATGTCCAAGTCAAGACATAGCGATCTAACACACCATCGGTTTACCCACACTTCTGTCGGTCATTCCTTTAGCGTTCACGATAGCCCACATCCTCAAGCTATACACGCAAGCTGTCATACTTGCATGTCGCCCAAGCCTTGGCGACATATATATTCCGAATGTCCCACATAACCATCTATGCATTGCATTGGGTCGCAACCCATGCGTACCGGCATCCGAATATCTTCCTTCAATATTAGACAAGGCCGAACCCAAGCCAAGTCCATCGAGTATTGTCATATGCCTCGCTAGTCGATGGCATAGCGAACGCCATATGTTGACCTCACTCTTTCCAACGATGCGCAATACGAACGGCCCCGCGTGTTCGTACTGTCCTCGGGAATTCCTTTCCTTCGGAGGCACAGATTATCCTTCAACAATCTTATGCCCGCCCTTATGACTATCTCCAATGTCATAAGGATGCTCGCTTAGTGCCACAAGGGTGTAAGCACCAGGGGTGGTGGAGAGCATGACACCATGTCACCCCCTAGATAGCATTTTATGCATTTAGCCTTCTGCCAGGAGGGAACATCACCTATGCACGAGGAGTCATAATTGGGCATAACTTCTTCATACGAACTCCGAATGGCAAACAGTCAGTTGCGTTTCCTGCATCTCGACATCACGAACATTTTGGTATTCTTGGTTCCCTCAGGTTCCTCCCGTAACCTtcaaaaatacccaaaatacccttcacAAGTGCAACTTGGCCAACACCAACCATTCCAGCTCTTAAGCTATCACCTGTCCACACTTAGACTACCTCATAAGCGCATAGATGCCCTAACGGAGTCACGGTAGCACTT of Prunus dulcis chromosome 4, ALMONDv2, whole genome shotgun sequence contains these proteins:
- the LOC117626654 gene encoding glutamate receptor 2.8-like yields the protein MSGFAPLFYFLITVLVLREGMAFGRANKPENEPRMGIIGAIIDNSSRIGKEERVAIEMAVDDFHATGNQRLALHIRNSQREDPLQAALAARDLIDGQQVQAILGPHTWEETSLVVKVGSETHTPIVSFAEATPKWATELWPFLVQASRDRLKQMEAIADIVQSWEWHRVTVIYQDRDSLANEVLPHLSYALRQVGAEISHLVALQPFASSSLIEELEKIQKDQCRVFVVHLSVPLAAQLFEKAKEMKMMEKDYVWITTDPITSLVNSFNASSISSMQGIIGVKSYFPESGNQFQDFYHTFCRRFRSEHPEEGNNEPGIFAAQAYDAARAVALASTEGSKGRKLLAKLLRSDFHGLSGRIKFTDQNLAPQHVFQIINVVGRSYRELGYWSDGTRFSKTIGEGAINYPSMKDLGPVVWPGEPWYTPKGWTVPIQATTLRIGVPNGSTFKEYVNVEKDPLGNNLSFTGLAIDLFKATLEELPYHLPYELCPFNGRYDSLVEQIHLHKFDAVVGDVAIVSQRYEHAEFTHPYTEAGLVMIVPVMSKTCNKAWLFMRPFTKPMWVLIGAINVYNGFVVWLIERNHCSELKGSVLNQIGSLIWLSFTTLFSLHGGKLHSNLSRMTMVVWLFMALIITQTYTANLASMLTVQQLEPTITDVDALRQSNAMVGYCKGSFVSAYLSEVLGIHNIKEFDSIEEYAEALKSEVIAAAFIEAPLAKIFLRKYCNVFMEAGPTFKVGGFGFVFPRGSPLVPEVTEAMLKVTEIGKLRDLENSMLASLKCLDLDAQKDSGDHSLSPNSFWVLFVFTGGTSTTALVVYTFFIHKSVAECKTNWTIMLAAMKKWANPNRRFSRRDSDTNAESPAIAPNASALQAQV